Part of the Geobacter pickeringii genome, GACCCCGAGGTCTTCATCATGGAGGTCACCCGGCTCAAGGAAAAAGGGCGACTCCAGAGCGACAGCGCCCTGCTCGTGAGCGAATCGCTCCACGTCATCATGCCGTACCACAAGCAGATCGACATCGCCCGCGAAGCGAAGAGCGGCGAGAAAAAGATCGGAACCACCGGCCGCGGCATCGGCCCGACCTACGAAGACAAGATCGGCCGGCGCGGCATCCGCCTCATGGACCTTCTCGACCGCGAGATCTTTGCCCGCAAGCTCAGAGAAGCCCTTGAGGAAAAGAACTTCATCCTCGAAAAGCTCCTCGGCGCCACGCCCTTCACCTTCGAGGAGATCTACGAGCAGTACTGCGGCTACGCCGACATTCTGCGCAAGTACGTCGCCGACACCACCCTTATCCTGCACAAGGATATCGCGGCCGGGAAGAAGATCCTGTTCGAAGGGGCCCAGGGGACACTGCTCGACGTCGACCACGGCACCTACCCCTACGTAACCTCCTCGTCGACCTGCGCCGGCGGTGCCTGCACCGGCGCCGGTGTCAGCCCCCGGGAGATCCACGAGATCATCGGCATCTCGAAGGCTTACGTCACGCGGGTCGGCAGCGGTCCGTTCCCCACTGAACTCCTCGACGCCGACGGCGAGAAGCTTCGCCAGGCAGGGAACGAATTCGGCTCCACCACCGGCCGTCCCCGCCGCTGCGGGTGGTTCGATGCCATGGTGGTCCGCTTCGCCACGCGAGTGAACGGCCTGACCGGCATCGCCCTCACAAAACTGGACGTCCTCAACGATTTCGACTCCATACGGATCTGCACCGGCTACCAGTACAACGGCCAGCCGCTGGAAGAGCTTCCGTCCAATCTGGCCGTGTTCGAGAAATGCACGCCGATCTACGAGGAGATGCCGGGCTGGAAAAGCGACATCAGCGCCGCCCGCACGTTCGACGAGCTTCCCGACGCGGCCCAGCGTTATGTCAAGCGCCTGGAAGCGCTGGTCGGCTGTCCCATTGTTCTCGTGTCGGTGGGTCCCGGCCGCGACCAGACAATCACCATCAGAAACCCGTTTGCATAAAAAGAGAAAAAAACATTGACACCTGCAGCTCCATCTGGTATTAATCGTTTTCTCTTCACGAGCCGCTAGCTCAGTTGGTAGAGCACCTGACTTTTAATCAGGTGGTCGTTGGTTCGATCCCAACGCGGCTCACCATCTACCAACAAAGAACCCGGTCGGGACTCCCCACCGGGTTCTTTTCCCTTCGTCCCCTTCGTCTAGCCCGGCCCAGGACACCGCCCTTTCACGGCGGCGACGGGGGTTCAAATCCCCCAGGGGACGCCAAAAAATGAAGCCCTTCCGCTCTGCGTGGAAGGGCTTTTTCATTGTCACGGTCCAATGGCGGTCCCCTGAAGGTCTCTTGCCGACAGGAGATAATAATTTTCTGCAGACAACTCCCGCCGCCGTCATTACTCGACGGCCGAACAGATCGAAGGCCCCCGGTCCTTTCCCCGGGATTACAGATTATGCTCCAATTGCATGATGTCACGGTAGGGAACCACGCCTTGGATCGTATCTTCACCATCAAGCACCGGCAAGGCTGAAAACCCATAGCGCTTGAATTTCTCTTCAGCAGCTTCAAGGGTGTCAGTGCTGTCGAGACTGATAACCTGGGTGGTCATGATCTCGGAGAGCGGCGTGCTCTGCTTGGCCATCAGCAGTTCCGGAAGACTGACAACCCCCTTGAGTTTGTTGTCGTGATCCACGACGTAAATGTAATCTAGTACGTCCGACTCCTCGCCCGCCTTGCGGTACGCGGCAATGACCAGGTCGGAATGGGTGTCGGGCACAAACCTGATGTAGGCATTGGTTGTCAGGTTGGCGATGGTGTCGACCTGGTTTTCCAGAAGCGCTTCGATCTTTTCGGTTTCGTCATGCTCCATCAGGTCGAGAATCTCTTCCGCTTGGTCTGTGGGAAGGACCGAGAGGACATCCGCCGCCTGGGCAGGGGTCATCTCGTCGATCAGGTCGGCGACCCGCTCCTTGTCCATGGATGAGATCAGGCTGCGCTGCACCCGGGGCTCCATCTCTTCCAGCGTATCGGAGGCATGGTCCGTCTCCAGTTCGTTGAAGATGGCCAGGCGCTGCTCCTCGGAGAGCTCCTCCAGAATATCGGCCAAATCAACGGGATGGATCTCCGGCAGTGCCTCCTTGAGAATATTGAGCTGTACATTCCCCTTGAAACTCCCGATCTTCTCCGGCAGTCGCTGAACATACGTCCAGGGGATGGTCTCCTTCTTGAACATCTCTGCCAGGTGGTAGGCGAATTGCGCCACGTAGCGCAGCCCGAGCCTTTTCAGCAGGCCATAGCGGCTGAAATCCACATCCGTGGCGTAGAGGCTCCCGCTCCGCAACACCAGTTTCACGTCATACACCACATCGATTTCATTGCCATCCAGATCGATGACCTTCTTGTCCAGGATGTGGTCCTTGAGCAGTACCTGGTTTTCTTCCGGTTCGCCTTCAAATGCCTCCACCGTGGGGAGGGAGAGTTCGATCCCGTCCCGTTTCAGTTCACCGACCTTCCCGAAGGGAATAAGCAGTGACTTGTGGCCGAAGGGGCGATTCACGATGACATGGGTCACCACGGCAACCTTTTCGTGCTCTACGATCAGGAGATCATCCAGCTTGCCGATCTTTTTGCCCTGGTTGCGCACCGGGATGCCGGTCAGGTCACTCAGGAAGAACACCTGATCATTCTGGGAATTTTTCATGGGTGTCATGGCGCACCTCCTTTCAGAGCATGGTGATGAATTTGTACAGCAGCAGACCGACCAGGAAGATCAGGTAGAGGCGCAGAAAAAGCAGGGAACCTTTTACCCATCCGGACATCTCCACGTTCGGCTTGGCATACTTTTTATTGATTTCCCGCACCTTGGCAAAGTTGTGGGAGAAGAAATCTCTGATCATGGTGCATACCTCCTATTTGAACATGTCCGGGAACAGGGCGCTGATCCCGTAAAGGGTAGACAAGATGACGATACCCACCACTATGGTCGTGGTGACGATATTCTGCCAGAGGGTATTTGTATACTCCCCCATGGTCTTCTTGTTGTTCAAAAGGAGTATCAGGAAGACCAGAGCGGCCGGCAGCAGGGTGACGGCAACCACCTGCACGAACAGGGTGATCAGCACCAGCGGCGCTTTAGGGATCAGCACAACACAGCCGGCGGTTATGAGGGACAGGAAGTAGCTTCCGTAGAACCATGGGGCCTCGCGAATCTTGTTGTTGAGCGAGTGGGCCCAGCCGAAGACCTCGCCGAAGGCCCAGGAACTGGCCAGGGAGATGCAGATGGCGCCAAGGAAGCCCGCGTCGAACAGGCCGATGGCCATGAAGGCACCGGCATATTTGTTGTACTTCATCAGCATCCGTGACGCCTGAGCCGCATCGTCGATATTGACGCCCGGCAGGATCGTGCCGGTGACGATAACGATGAAGATCGCCACCACCACGGTGATGATCGACCCGACGAAGGTATCAACCTTCCCCCATGGGATGTCCTTCTCCTTCGTCCCCTTGTCCACGACGGCGCTCTGCTGGAAGAAGAGCATCCACGGGGCGATGGTGGTGCCGATGTTGGCCATGATGAAGAAGAACAGCTCGTTGGTGAATCCTCCCGGCGGCAGGTGCGGTACGAATCCCAAGTGCATGATGTCCTTCATCGATGGATTGACGATGAAGGCGCCGGGGATGTAGATCAGGTTTACGGCGCAAAACAGGATCGCGATCTTTTCCCACGTCCAGTAGTTCCCCTGTACCACCATGATCAACATAATGATACATACGCCAATGACCGTGAGCCATGGCGGGATGCCGAAAATCCTGAGCGAGGAGGTCATGCCGATAAATTCCGTCACCAGGGTCAGCCAGTTGACCACCATCAGGTCGATCAGGGAGAACCAGCCCCAGAAGGCGCCAAAGCCGGCAAAAATCGCTTCGCCATGGCCCCGCTTGGTGACTGCCCCCAAACGGACGGTCATCTCCTGGACATAGTAGGCCACCGGAATCAGGATAAGAAGGAACCAGATCAGGTGATAGCCATACTTGGCGCCGGTGGCGGCATATGTCGTAATGCCGCCGGCGTCATTGTCGGCCACCATGACGACGATTCCGGGACCGGATATGATGAAAAAGAGCTTGATCGCCTTCCAGATGCGGCGAAATTCGTAGTAAAGCTGTGAGACACTGAACACGTGAAACCTCCTTCAGCCGATATGTTACCGAGAATTAGACGAACCACGGACCAATAACGCTGTTCAAGCGCTATGCTGCGAATCAATATGCTGACATGGTTGGGCTTGGGGAGAGGGGGGTCTATGGGGAGTCTCTCCGCCGGCCAGGTGAAGTGTGGCCCAGCGGAAAAACCTGAAGGAGTCTTGGGGGGGTTACCGCCGGGATCTACATATGAATCGTTTGCCTACTATGACTGTCCAATTGGATAACCACCACCTTTCGCTTTCGACATGGATACAAAAAAAGCCACGGAGAACCGTGGCCTGAACACAACGTGCCGTGATTCCCCACTCGTAGGTTTTCAGCAGTGCACAACGTAGGTCAGATGACCAGCTACCTTAAGTCAAGCCTTAATCCGGCAAGACCTGGTCTACCCATTGGCGTCTTTCGACGTTTCCGGGCAGTAGCCTCTGTTTGTGCAAACGCCTCATGCTAACGAGGAACTCCATATAAATATTTCACTCTCTTGTCGTTGTCAACATTTTGTTATCACCGCGAGACTAAAATCCCACCTCAACCGCACTCGTTCAAAGTGAGGCCTCTCAGGGACGCCCGGAATGCGGGCCTTTCTCCTCAGCGTAACCCCGATTCGGCAGTTGCCGGCATCTTTTGTTCGCTGAAACGTGCCCTCCACTTCACACGGAAAAGGCCCCGGAGATCGTCACCGAAGCCTTCTTTCATCCAGATATGCCGCCAGCCCTGCCCCTAGGCCATCGTCGCGCAGTACCCCTTGACCCGGGCAAGATATTCCCGTGTCTCACGGGGGAGGAGATGGGGCTTCCGGTCGACGTTTCCCGGCCCCCAGTTGTAGGCGGCCAGAGCCTTATCGACGTTTCCCTGGTAACGGTCGAGGAGGTCCTTGAGAAATCGGGTCCCCGCCATGACATTCTGCTCGGGATCAAAGGAGTTGCTGACTCCCAACCCCCGCGCCGTCGCCGGCATGAGTTGCATGAGCCCCTGGGCGCCGGCAGGAGAAACCGCGTTGGGGTTGAAATTGCTCTCCGCCTTGATAACTGCCTTGATCAGCCCGACATCGACTCCGTAGCGACGCGATGCGCGCTGGACGACGTCGTCGAGCCAGTTGCCGGCATTCACTTCGGGTGTCGGCAGCGTCTCGTCACCAGAAACCGCAGCGGATGCCGGGACGGGGGTGTCGGATTTCCGACCGTTTTCCGCGAAGCTCTTCAGAACCAGTTCCATGGCCCGGGAAGGAGAGGGCACGGTCCCGCCCCCGTCGGAATCCCCGAGGGAAAAGGCACTTCGCATCATGTCGAGGCGGAGCAGTTCGGCAGCGGCGGCAGCGGTTTTAGGGCGACTCCCCGGCAACGAGGAGCCGCCGAGAGTGGAGGTAAGGAGGGAGGCAAACCGGGCGTCATCGCCAGGAGCGGAGGAGGTTTCACCCCGTTCTTTGGTCGTTGGTGCGGCGGCCTGGAGCTGTGCAAGCGAATCGATTATCATGCCCACGTCTTATGCAAAAGACGTGGCAACCGAATCGAGTTTTCTCTTTTTTAATTTTTCGATCAGCGTGGTCCGTTTGAGGTTGAGAAGAAGGGCAGCCTCCTTCTTGTTCCCCCCGGTCTTCTTGAGGGCCTGCATGATCAGGCCGTTTTCGAACTCTTCCACGACGGTGTTGAGGCAGATGCCGCTGTCGGGAAGCGCCATCGCCTCGGAGGGGGGGGCAATGACCACCCCCGAGTACTTCTCGGGGAGATCCTTGACGCCGATGATGCCGAACCCCTTAAGGATGACGAGACGCTCCACGAGATTTTCCAGTTCGCGGACGTTGCCGGGCCACTCGTAGTGGCAGAGGAGTTCCATGGCATCGCTGTCGATCCCCTTGACCTTGCTCTTCTTGTGGCGGTTGAAGCGGTCAAGGAAGGTATTGACGAGAAGGGGGATGTCATCCCGGCGCTCCCGCAGCGGCGGGATGAAGATCGGAATAACCGAGATCCGGTAGTAGAGGTCCTCCCGGAAGGCCTTGGTGGCCACGAGTTTTTCCAGGTTCTGGTTGGTGGCGGCGATGATCCGGACATCGACCTTCTTGGAGCGGGTGGCCCCCACCGGCTCCAGCTCCCGGTTCTGGAGCACCCGCAGGAGCTTCACCTGGAGGTTCGGTTTCATGTCGCCGATCTCGTCGAGGAAGAGGGTACCGCGGTCCGCCATCTCGAACCGGCCGATGCGGGTGGCGACGGCGCCGGTGAACGACCCCTTCACGTGACCGAAGAGCTCGCTTTCGAGGAGCTCGTCGGGGATGGCGGCACAGTTGACCGGGACGAAGTTGCGCGCCTTGCGGTTGCTCAGGTCATGGATGGCGCGGGCGACGAGCTCTTTGCCGGTCCCCGACTCCCCCTGGACGAGGACCGTCGAGTCGGACTCGGCGACCTTTTCGATGAGCTCGAAGAGGGAGAGCATCTTGGGGCTCTCGCCGATGATGTTGGGGATGAGCGAACGGTTCTTGATGGCCGGCTTGGGGCGATAGGTCTGGCTCTGGAGGGATTGGTGCTCCATCCCCCGCTTGACGTGGGTCTCCAGCTCGTCAAGGTTGAACGGTTTTTCCAGGTAGAAGAAGACCCCCGCCTTGAGGAGGTTCGAGGCCATCTCGTGGTTGCCGAAGGCGCTGTAGGCGATGATGACGGTGCCGGGACGCATCGATTTCAGTTTTTTGACGAACTCGAGCCCATTGACCCGGGGCATCATCAGGTCGGTGATGACAAGGTCCACCTCCTCGGTCTCCAGCTTGTCGAGGGCGTCCTGCCCGTCGCAGGCCTGCACCACGTCGTACCCCTTGTACTTGAGGAACGCCGCCACAAAGTCCCGCGTCTTCTTGTCGTCATCGGCAATGAGCAGTCTCGTTGTTTCCATGGTCTCCCCTGAACGTAGCGCCTTGAACATCCTGATCCAGCCGGCAAAGGCCATAATAGTCAGGATTATGACAAAAGTCAACAAAATGACGATGGTGTCGAAAAAATTTCTGACCCTACGCCGCGGAAACTTCTTTCTTATGAAAACGCGACTCTCACAGGAAACATGGAGCGCAGATAACGGCACTGGGGCGTGAGTCGTGTCAAATTTACGGACGGCAGTCCATACGGCACACGCACCGGCTGCTCCGCGAAAAAAATAGTAAAATTTTCGCCGCATACGCCGAAGAGTATAACTGCGCGGCACCACTTCCCTTCAGCAGCACGTTTGCACCGGAAGTCCAGCGTGACGCCGCCGGACAAGAACGATTATTGCATTGCCGGGAAACCTCCCCCGCGCGGCACGGGGAGCGACCGGCGGCATGGAACCGGGCAATGTATCCGCAGTCGGGACGGACAAGGAGGAAGATGGATGGAAACGGCACTGCAAACCAAGGTGGAAGAGTCGAGAAGCGAGCTCATCCAGCTGGTCAGCTTCAAACTGGAGCAGGAAGAGTACGGGGTCAACGTCCTGAAGGTGCGGGAGATCATCAGGATGCCGACCATCACCCGCGTCCCCAACACCCCCCACTACATCGAAGGGGTCATCAATCTGCGCGGCAAGGTCATTCCGATCATCTCCATGCGGAAGCGCTTCTGCCTTCCCGAAGGGGAGATCAGCAGCCAGACCCGGATCATGGTCATGGACATGGACGGAGAACTGATGGGATTCGTCGTCGATGCGGTGTCGGAGGTGATCCGGATCTCCGAGAGCGAGATCCAGCCGCCGCCGGCGGTGGTCAACAGCGCCGTGGAGCAGGAGTGCCTCTCGGGGGTCATCAACCAGACCGAGCGGCTCCTCTTTTTCCTCGACCTGGAGAAGCTCATCTCCCGCGATGAGCGCCAGCTGTTCAGCGGCATGATGTAGGAAGGCTTTCATTTACTGTTCGTGAGGAGTAGCGCATGGCAATTGAGTGCGAAGACCAGGAACTCCTGGAAGGTTTCCTGACCGAGACCACCGAGCTGCTGGAAAAGCTGGACGATGATCTGGTGGCGCTGGAAAAGGCGCCGTCGGACACGGAGCTGATGAACGGCATCTTCCGGTCGATCCACACCGTCAAGGGAGCATCGAGCTTCCTCGGCTTCGAGCTGCTCGTCAAGGTCACGCACAAGACCGAGGACGTTCTCAACCGGATGCGCCGCAGCGAGCTCGCGGTAACCCCCGAGATCATGGACGTGATCCTGGAGGCGGTTGATCTGGTCAAGCTGCTGGTGAGCGACATCAAGGGGGGAGACATCGTCGACCGGGAGATCGACGGCACCATCGGGAAGCTCCTCCCCTACCTCTCGGACAATGTGAAGGAGGCGACGGTCCTCAAGCAGCCGGCGACGGCCGCTCCCGAGCAGCCCGCTGCACCGGTCGCGGAGAGTTCCCCCTCCCCCGAGCCCCAGCCCGCGCCGGAGACGGCGCCGGTGAAGGCTGCCGAGCCCCCCGCCCCGGCCAGGACCCCGCCGCCCCCCGTGGCCAAGGACGCCGACAAGAAGGTGGACGATCTTTCCGACAACTCCACCGTCCGGGTCGACGTCAAGCGCCTCGACGACCTGATGAACCAGGTGGGGGAGCTGGTGCTGGAGCGTAACCGGATGATGCAGCTCAACACCGACTACCAGGGGGGGAGCGAGGACAACGCCTTCGGCGAGGAGTTCGGCAAGCTCTCCAAGCGGATCAGCTTTGTCACCTCGGAGCTGCAGATGCAGGTCCTGAAGATGCGGATGATCCCGGTGGAGAAGGTCTTCAAGAAATTCCCCCGCATCGTCCGGAACCTGGCGCGGGACCTCGGCAAAGAGGTGGATCTCGTGGTCCTCGGCGAGGAGACGGAGCTGGACCGCTCGGTGGTGGACGAGATCGGCGACCCGCTGATCCACCTGATCCGCAACGCCATGGACCACGGCCTCGAAACCCCCGACGAACGGGTAGCCGCCGGCAAACCCCGCAAGGGGACCCTCATCCTCTCGGCGGCCCACGAGGGGAACCAGATCGTCATCAGCATCAAGGATGACGGCAAGGGGATCGATGCCGACCGGATCGCCCGCAAGGCAAAGGAAAAAGGGCTGGTCACCGACGAGCAGCTGGCGGTCATGGGACAGCGGGAGATCCTCGACCTCATCTTCCTCCCCGGCTTCTCCACCAAGGAGAAGGCCACCGACCTGTCGGGACGCGGCGTCGGCATGGACGTGGTCCGGACCAACATCAAGAAGCTGAACGGGATCATCGATATCAAGAGCGAGCTCGGCCAGGGGTCGGAGTTCATCCTCAAGCTCCCCCTGACCCTCGCCATCATCCAGTCGCTCCTCGTCGAGGTGGAGGAGGAGACCTACTCCATCCCCCTGGCGGCGGTCCTCGAAACCCTGCGGGTGGAGGAGCGGGAGTTCCACGTCATCGGCGGCCAGGAGGTGCTCAAGCTCCGCAACTCGGTCCTCCCCCTCATGCGGCTCCAGAAGGTCTTCAACGTGGCCGAAAGCGACCGCACCCGCGCCGCCTGCTACGTGGTCGTGGTGGGGGTGGCGGAGAAACGGGTGGGGTTGGTGGTGTCGCGGCTCCTCGGCCAGCAGGAGGTGGCGATCAAGTCCCTCGGCAAATACCTGGCAAACCTGCCGGGGATCGCCGGCTCCACCATCCTGGGAGACGGCCGGGTGACCCTCATCATCGATCCGGCCGGCCTGCTGGAAAACAGCGACGGGAGTGGTGGCGGGCGGATCGCGGCCTGACCGTCCGCCTTGCGCGGCCACGACACGGGACACGAATCGGGTAGGTAATGAACGCGAAGATATCGGACAAGGATTTCGAGGTCCTGCGGGACTTCATCTACAGCCACTGCGGCATCTACTTCCACACCAGCAAGAAATACTTCCTGGAGAGCCGGATCAGCCGGCGGCTCGAGGAGACCAGGACCCCCAGCGTCACCTCGTATCTGGGGCTCCTGAGGAGCGGTGCGGGCAAATCCCCGGAGCTGTCAAAGCTTCTCGACGAGATCACCACCAACGAAACCTGCTTCTTCCGCAGCCCCCCCCAACTCAAGGCACTGGAGACGGCATTCCTCCCCGAGATCGTCGCCACCAAGGGAAAGATCGGCTTCCGCAAGCTGCGGATCTGGAGCGCCGGCTCGTCGTCGGGGGAGGAGGCCTACACCCTCGCCATGATGCTGCTGGAGAAGCGGGCGACGCTGCTGAAGGACTGGATTATCGAGATCGTCGGCACCGACATCAACGAAACGGTCCTCGCCCAGGCGCGGGACGGGGTCTACAACTCCTACGCCGTCCGCAACACCCCCGAATTCTATCTCAAGAAATACTTCCGAGAGGAGGCGGGAGGGCGCTACGTTCTCTCCCCCGAGGTGAAGAAGCTGGTGACCTTCTCCTCCCTGAACCTCTACGAAGATACCAAGATGGTCTTCATGAAGAGCTTTGACTTCATCCTCTGCGCCAACGTCCTGATCTACTTCGACCTGGCGTCGAAGACAAAGGTGGTGC contains:
- a CDS encoding lytic transglycosylase domain-containing protein → MIIDSLAQLQAAAPTTKERGETSSAPGDDARFASLLTSTLGGSSLPGSRPKTAAAAAELLRLDMMRSAFSLGDSDGGGTVPSPSRAMELVLKSFAENGRKSDTPVPASAAVSGDETLPTPEVNAGNWLDDVVQRASRRYGVDVGLIKAVIKAESNFNPNAVSPAGAQGLMQLMPATARGLGVSNSFDPEQNVMAGTRFLKDLLDRYQGNVDKALAAYNWGPGNVDRKPHLLPRETREYLARVKGYCATMA
- a CDS encoding sigma-54-dependent transcriptional regulator, whose product is METTRLLIADDDKKTRDFVAAFLKYKGYDVVQACDGQDALDKLETEEVDLVITDLMMPRVNGLEFVKKLKSMRPGTVIIAYSAFGNHEMASNLLKAGVFFYLEKPFNLDELETHVKRGMEHQSLQSQTYRPKPAIKNRSLIPNIIGESPKMLSLFELIEKVAESDSTVLVQGESGTGKELVARAIHDLSNRKARNFVPVNCAAIPDELLESELFGHVKGSFTGAVATRIGRFEMADRGTLFLDEIGDMKPNLQVKLLRVLQNRELEPVGATRSKKVDVRIIAATNQNLEKLVATKAFREDLYYRISVIPIFIPPLRERRDDIPLLVNTFLDRFNRHKKSKVKGIDSDAMELLCHYEWPGNVRELENLVERLVILKGFGIIGVKDLPEKYSGVVIAPPSEAMALPDSGICLNTVVEEFENGLIMQALKKTGGNKKEAALLLNLKRTTLIEKLKKRKLDSVATSFA
- a CDS encoding chemotaxis protein CheA, whose translation is MAIECEDQELLEGFLTETTELLEKLDDDLVALEKAPSDTELMNGIFRSIHTVKGASSFLGFELLVKVTHKTEDVLNRMRRSELAVTPEIMDVILEAVDLVKLLVSDIKGGDIVDREIDGTIGKLLPYLSDNVKEATVLKQPATAAPEQPAAPVAESSPSPEPQPAPETAPVKAAEPPAPARTPPPPVAKDADKKVDDLSDNSTVRVDVKRLDDLMNQVGELVLERNRMMQLNTDYQGGSEDNAFGEEFGKLSKRISFVTSELQMQVLKMRMIPVEKVFKKFPRIVRNLARDLGKEVDLVVLGEETELDRSVVDEIGDPLIHLIRNAMDHGLETPDERVAAGKPRKGTLILSAAHEGNQIVISIKDDGKGIDADRIARKAKEKGLVTDEQLAVMGQREILDLIFLPGFSTKEKATDLSGRGVGMDVVRTNIKKLNGIIDIKSELGQGSEFILKLPLTLAIIQSLLVEVEEETYSIPLAAVLETLRVEEREFHVIGGQEVLKLRNSVLPLMRLQKVFNVAESDRTRAACYVVVVGVAEKRVGLVVSRLLGQQEVAIKSLGKYLANLPGIAGSTILGDGRVTLIIDPAGLLENSDGSGGGRIAA
- a CDS encoding chemotaxis protein CheW — encoded protein: METALQTKVEESRSELIQLVSFKLEQEEYGVNVLKVREIIRMPTITRVPNTPHYIEGVINLRGKVIPIISMRKRFCLPEGEISSQTRIMVMDMDGELMGFVVDAVSEVIRISESEIQPPPAVVNSAVEQECLSGVINQTERLLFFLDLEKLISRDERQLFSGMM
- a CDS encoding magnesium transporter MgtE N-terminal domain-containing protein; this translates as MTPMKNSQNDQVFFLSDLTGIPVRNQGKKIGKLDDLLIVEHEKVAVVTHVIVNRPFGHKSLLIPFGKVGELKRDGIELSLPTVEAFEGEPEENQVLLKDHILDKKVIDLDGNEIDVVYDVKLVLRSGSLYATDVDFSRYGLLKRLGLRYVAQFAYHLAEMFKKETIPWTYVQRLPEKIGSFKGNVQLNILKEALPEIHPVDLADILEELSEEQRLAIFNELETDHASDTLEEMEPRVQRSLISSMDKERVADLIDEMTPAQAADVLSVLPTDQAEEILDLMEHDETEKIEALLENQVDTIANLTTNAYIRFVPDTHSDLVIAAYRKAGEESDVLDYIYVVDHDNKLKGVVSLPELLMAKQSTPLSEIMTTQVISLDSTDTLEAAEEKFKRYGFSALPVLDGEDTIQGVVPYRDIMQLEHNL
- a CDS encoding CheR family methyltransferase, coding for MNAKISDKDFEVLRDFIYSHCGIYFHTSKKYFLESRISRRLEETRTPSVTSYLGLLRSGAGKSPELSKLLDEITTNETCFFRSPPQLKALETAFLPEIVATKGKIGFRKLRIWSAGSSSGEEAYTLAMMLLEKRATLLKDWIIEIVGTDINETVLAQARDGVYNSYAVRNTPEFYLKKYFREEAGGRYVLSPEVKKLVTFSSLNLYEDTKMVFMKSFDFILCANVLIYFDLASKTKVVQHFYNNLQPYGYFFVGQSESLHGVNDRFKTVHFPGGFAYKK
- a CDS encoding NRAMP family divalent metal transporter, yielding MFSVSQLYYEFRRIWKAIKLFFIISGPGIVVMVADNDAGGITTYAATGAKYGYHLIWFLLILIPVAYYVQEMTVRLGAVTKRGHGEAIFAGFGAFWGWFSLIDLMVVNWLTLVTEFIGMTSSLRIFGIPPWLTVIGVCIIMLIMVVQGNYWTWEKIAILFCAVNLIYIPGAFIVNPSMKDIMHLGFVPHLPPGGFTNELFFFIMANIGTTIAPWMLFFQQSAVVDKGTKEKDIPWGKVDTFVGSIITVVVAIFIVIVTGTILPGVNIDDAAQASRMLMKYNKYAGAFMAIGLFDAGFLGAICISLASSWAFGEVFGWAHSLNNKIREAPWFYGSYFLSLITAGCVVLIPKAPLVLITLFVQVVAVTLLPAALVFLILLLNNKKTMGEYTNTLWQNIVTTTIVVGIVILSTLYGISALFPDMFK
- a CDS encoding adenylosuccinate synthase; the encoded protein is MANVVVVGAQWGDEGKGKVVDIYTEHADDVVRYQGGNNAGHTLVVAGEKTILHLIPSGILHEGKRCIIGNGVVLDPEVFIMEVTRLKEKGRLQSDSALLVSESLHVIMPYHKQIDIAREAKSGEKKIGTTGRGIGPTYEDKIGRRGIRLMDLLDREIFARKLREALEEKNFILEKLLGATPFTFEEIYEQYCGYADILRKYVADTTLILHKDIAAGKKILFEGAQGTLLDVDHGTYPYVTSSSTCAGGACTGAGVSPREIHEIIGISKAYVTRVGSGPFPTELLDADGEKLRQAGNEFGSTTGRPRRCGWFDAMVVRFATRVNGLTGIALTKLDVLNDFDSIRICTGYQYNGQPLEELPSNLAVFEKCTPIYEEMPGWKSDISAARTFDELPDAAQRYVKRLEALVGCPIVLVSVGPGRDQTITIRNPFA